GTCCGTTTCCAATAAATGCGAGTGTTTGCTGGCAATGATACTCGACCAGGCTTTAGGGTAACACCCGTCTGTTTGCAGACGAGAAGCATTATTAAGCACAACGGTCTGTATATATTGCGACATTATATTATTGGTTACTTCGGTAGTTCCTACCCATTTCAATCCCGGACGAGTTTGGTTCACATGTCCCACTTCATGTGCCGGCCCCCAGCATGAGGTGGTACTTAGTAAGGTCGGATCACACAATGCGGGCATGTTGTCGTCAGGATAATAAGTGTGGTTATCAGCGGCATACATAGCACCGGTAGTATAAACGACATGGAAATACAAGCGGTTCTGGAACATACCTCCGTATTTTTTCAATCCCAAAAAGATTTGCTCTCCCTCTACAAATTTATCGTACAGGTCAATCAATTCTTTTCCTCTGCTTCCAGTATGTGTACGAAAGCGGTTTACCGGGAATGTAAGATGGGCATACTTGCCCAACACATCAAAATACCCGCATACTGTACTGTTCAATAGTTCATTCCAACGACTGGCTTCGTGTTTCTGACTATCGAAATAGCCGTTGACTTGTCCCGAAGCAAAATGAATCTTGACAGGTAGTTTCCGGTCTACTTCTTCGAGGGTTTGAGTGTGATACATTACGTACACCAGTCCTTTATTCCTCATTTTCAGTTTATTAATGCCGGTTGTCAGTGGATAACTATCGCCACCATAACCATTTCCACCAGGTACATCAAGGTTTTGTACACGCAAAGTAATAGTTTCACCGTGTGTATCAGCCACCAGAACCACTAGTTCCTGCCCCTGTGTTACATAGATCCCCGCCGGATTGTCCATCAAACTATATGCACCGGTTTTGTTTATCTTCTGCTGAATGCTGGGATGCGGATAAGCTTTGAACTCTGCAATCCTGAATTCTTGAGGATACTTTCGATGATACATGAAATAAGCAATATTCTTGAAGAAAGAATAAGTACAGTTTTGGATATCTTGCTCCGTTACACCAGCTTTCAACTGACTACAACTTGCATCTGTAAACAAGGTGGCATAATCAAAGTGATCCGGATTCTTCTTATAAAACTCCATCTCCGCGCAAGAGGCCAACTCATTAACTCCCGATTTGACAACGACCTGTACAGCAGTCACGCCAATCTGGGAAACAGGGAAGTCGATACGACTTGCACTGGTAGATCCATTCAGATTTTTCGTTGCTACGATTTGCCATTCCTCCACTCCGCGAGCGTTGGCATTAGACAGCACTTTCACTTCTACTTCTTTAAATACACCGTTCGTTCCTCCATCTGCCCGAGGGTAATATAGCAGATAATCCATATCCACCGCACTGTCAAAATAGTAGGTAAGGATAGCTGGCGATTGCTCAGTCACCTCATTATTGTTGTAAGGAGAATGATAGATCGTTTTCATATCTCCGTCTATCATTTTTGCTGCTCCTTCATTGGTTGACTGTTGTTTATTGGCTTCAGCTCTCGAGACTAAGACTTTAATGTCTTCTTTGAGTCCCTCCATACCGGTAGATTCGTAGGTATCACCCAGCTTCTTCTGATTCACTTTGAAAGGGACCGGTTCTATTTCCGAATCTTCATCCTTATCTGTCACCCAAATGGTAGTTGCACGAACTTCTCCCTCGTTCATGTCTATCTTAAATGAGACAACATTCGTCACCATATCGTGTGCTCCGCGTGTCTGGGGGGAGAGATGAACCCAGTTACATCCGTCTTCCAACCGGATGGCATATTCTATATTTGCAGTTACTTCAAAGGTGAGATTCCCTCCAATAGCTTCCACATTGGCATCTTTCGGAGATACCAAAATGGCTTTTCCCCAACCAAGTTGAGCTACCTCAATGGTCTTTCTTAATTCTGAAGCCGATATTTCAATGCTTGCCCTCCGCATATCCTTATCGGTATTTTCATCCACCCGAACAATCATCTTTCCTTGTTCTACGGTCATATGACACCAACTTCTTCCGGATGCATCTACAGCGGCTACCCACTCCACATTCGAAGTGACTTCTATTTCTTTGGTATCGGCCTCTTCACCAAAATACATACTCTTACTATCTACCTCAAGAGAAGGGACTACGAATGATTCTTCGCTACTTTCTTCGCAAGCATTACATAAAACACCGCAAAGCATATACAATACATACAATAACTTTTTTTTCATGTCATACTTAATTTATAATCGGTACTTATCTGCTTAATTTATAAAAAAATAAGGACCTATCTCATATCGGATGGCAGAAACAGGTCCTAATCTTTCCTGAAAATAAATAATTACTGACCGTAGATAATTAAGTCATCTATACTAAAGCATCCGTCTTTTTTTACCGCCGATCCTACTTCTCCGGCAGAATTCTTGGTCACAGAGAAACGCAAATAGCTAAATGGCTGTTCGGATTTGAAGAAGGTAGACTGGTATTTGGTATTCTTCGTAGTGGGAAGATTCCCTTCCAATACCTGCCATTGCGCCCACGTCACTCCATCGTTGCTCGTCCACAACACCACTCTCTGTGGAGCAAGTGTAGCATTATTAAATCGAGTCCAGTACTCGAGCATCATCCGTTGAATAGGAGCCTTAAAGTGGATATCGATGTAGTGTCTGTATGTTTCATCTACATATTTTCCATTCCAGTCTGTATGATAATGCATACCATTTCCCACTCCGTCAATCAATCCGGGCAATCCCTTTCCGTCAGTTGTCGTTGCGTTGGCACTCAACATTTCAATCGACAAAGGTATTTTGGGTAATGTATAACAGTAACCTACCGCCGCTACACTCTTGGAGTCTTCAGCTACAATATGGGGATGTGTACATGAAACTAATTTAAGTGGCAGCATATAATTGCCACAAACGAGTTCTTCCGTACGGTTAATGGTTACTTTTACAATTGCCTCATTGCTTCCTGCCTTGAACGAAATGGCTTTATCATATTTATATTGGTCTGCGGGAAGTAACTTATAATCTGTGTCGTTTTCTCTATTGTACTTCTCAATTGCCGACTCATCAACAGCGAGCGTGCAGTCAAAAGTCCAACGGTTCTGAAAGGGTACAGAAAGTACTTTCTGTATGACCACCTGTTTCGGATCTGATGGAGATACAGTCACCACTTCCATATCCGGATTATTGAAACCGATTGTAGGCATAACCACTACCGGCTTAATCAGCACTATATTTTTATTTTCATTGACCGGCTTTGACGAAGTCAGATTGTAGGGTAACACATATTCCACACTCTTATCCAACGCATCAATCTTGTCAGCGTCAAATTCGACAGGGAAAGCATGTACCAGCTCAGAAGATGCAAACTGTAGATCAACTCTTTTCTGAGCTTCATAACAATTTTCGGGCAACAGTTTGTACTGGGTGCCGTTAGCCTGATTATATTCCTGCAATTCTTCTTCAGTAAGCAATGTAGCCGTTGCATCCGACACAGCAGACAGGTCGCTACCGGCTTTGTAGACATACACATTATAATCAGCAGGTTCGCCTATCTTGAGACATCCCAACTCCTGCACTCCACTATTTGTGAAGTACATGGTGGTGGAGAAGTCACTCAGAAAATCATTTTTTCCATCGTTTTCACAAGCACTCATAGTCAATAACATGCTTGCCAGGGATATGTATAATAATTGTTTTTTCATCACATTCATTCTATTATATATCTTACTATTCAGATTACCAGCCATAGTTTTGAGTCAGAATCATATTTCTGTCCAACTCTCTCTGGGAGAACGGATAGAGATAGTGGTTACTCTTGAACACACGTGTTTCAAATACAACACGTTTCCAAAATCCGTCAGGAGTTTCACTAGAATCCATATTCTTCTCCAACGGACAAGTAGTGTCCATACCATACATCGGCCCATTATCGGTTTGTTCGGCAATCATCCACGTACGAGTATCAAAGTAACGATGTCTTTCGAAAGCCAACTCTACTCTTCTCTCCTTACGACAAAGTTCAATCAACTCTTCTACAGAAGCATTCGGATAACTATCCGTAATCGGTGACATACCCGAACGGCTTCTCAAATCCGCCCATTTATCCATCGCCTCCTGCTCATAACCTGCGGGAAGTACTACTCCACGTTTTTTACATTCGAGCACTGCTTCTATAAAGTTCAGGTAGGTTTCTCCCAAACGGAACAGTGGGAATGTCATATTACCCCAGTTGCCATTGGCAGAGTTTAATTTATGGTTGTAAACACGATTAATAAGGTATCCGCTTTTCGGGAAGTCTTGCGACTTGTTACCATTAGCACCTTTGGCAAATGAAGTCATTGTGCCCTGAGTAGCACCGCTCTGTCCGTGGATAAAATAGTTTCCGCCAAAGAAGATGGAAACATAAAAACGAGGTTCACGATCCTTATACATATTGGGAGCGGTAATATCGAAATTGTCTTTATTAGACCATCCTTTGCTGGGGTATGTCCATTTCGTTTTTTCAAACTCATTTTTGCTATAATTTGATAGCGGATCAATGACGGGTATTCCATTAGACTCGTAACCGATGATCGGATAACGACCGTTGTTCATGGCATAAGCATCTACTTGTTGCTGAGTAGGACCCATAGAACCATAGGCCGTACCACCTACACTGGTAGGAACTGTACACAATCCCCAATCGTTTATTTTACAATATCTGTCAGTCCAAATCAACTCACTATTCCACGTTTCATTGATTACACCTACATAATTTTCATAGGGATTGTTAGAAGTCGCACGGTAAAGCTGGTAACTACCATCTTCAAATACTTTACGAGCAGCCTCGGCAGCTATCAACCATTTATCCGCCTTGTATTCTTGTGGGAAAAGATTAACGCCGGAGAGTTCGGGAAATTCGGAGACTACGGGGTTTTTTACACTTTTATATAATGTGTTACCATTGTATAGGTCACGTGCAGAGTACAATGTCAGGCGCGATATAACAGCATAACAAGTACCTTTGGTTGCAAAGCCGTAATTCATTTTCTCCAGTTCGGCTTGCCTTAGCATAGATGGATTCTCGGCGCATGCTTTCATCTCGGCTACAACATAATCTACACATTGTTCCCAAGTATTACGAGGACGATACAATTCTGCCGTAGATGCCGCGAAATCAAGCAATTCATCACCTACAAGGAACACCGGGCCATAGTCGCGCATCAAAAGAAAATAGTAGTAAGCTCTGGCAAAGCGAGTCTGCACTTTCCATTCTTCAATCTGGTCTTTAGTCAAAATCGGATCGGACGACCGGTCTACATTCTGCAAAAAGATGTTGCACTCCCGGATACCTTTATAATATTTTGCAAAGCGATCGTAAGGAACATTATTCGCATTCCACGAACCAAAGTTTATTTTACGGTATTGACGGTCATAAGCCACTGTAATTTCATCGGCAGCACCGAGGTAGGGATCGTTATCTATCACATTGCTGATATTCTCATTCGGCAGAAAGGACATTGTGTTCAACCAATACTGTTTGATAGTATTGCGGGATTGCCAAATCTTATCAAAAGTTAGTTTTTCGTCCTCTTGTCTATCCAGAAAATCACTGCAAGAAGAGAAAGTGAGGCTACATGCAGCAGCCATTATATAAATTGTTTTAGTCCAAAATTTATTCATGATTCAACTGTTTATTAGAAGTTTGCATTAAAACCAAACGTGATGACTCTGTTCAGCGGATACCCCGAACCATCTCCATTTCCTTTCTCAGGATCCCACAATTTAAAATCACTAAATGTCAGTAAGTTACTACCTGACGCATAGATACGGAATGATTTAATGAAAGTTTTATTCAACAACGATTTAGGAAGAGAATAGCCAATCTCAAAGTTTTTCAGACGCATGAAGCTTCCATCACGTAACCACCATGTAGAAGTCTGATTATTATTTGAAGCACCTGCTCCACCACCGCCGTTACTCATACGCGGATAAATAACGTTCGCATTTTCTTCGGGCGTATTGGTAGACATCCATACATTTCCATACACATCGCTGTTAATAGACGACCGTTCCATATTATCTGTAGAGAATGGCTTACGAATAGAAGAACCATCCAAAAAGAAGGAAGAATGCCCTACACCCTGAAAAAATACATTAATATCCCAATTTTTCCATTGAGCTGTTGCTCCAAAACCATAAACAATTTCCGGCAAATTCGTATATCCGATGGCTACTTGGTCTTGAGCATCAATCACTCCATCACCATTAATGTCCTGATATCGAATATCTCCCACACGATATGCACCAAAGTTTTGTTTCGGGCTGGCATCAATTTCTTCCTGACTTTCGAATAATCCCAAGGCAATCAGACCAAATGGTTGCATCCCCCCGCCTTTTCCGAAAGGCTTACCGATGCGATTCTGATATTTATATTCCCAATCCGGATCGTCATTGTTCAGCAATTTATTACGGGTATAAGTCAGATTACCACGTGCAGTTAAAAAGATTTCACCCACTTTTTGTGAATATTCTACCGTACCATCGAATCCCTGATTCATCGTTTTACCGACATTTACATAAGGAGTAGTAGACAGACCTACAATAGCTGGCAATCCTGAACGCTGAAGAAAAATACCGTTGCGTTTTTCTTTAAAATAGTCAGCTTGAACCTTTACCTTATTGAACAAGGAGAACTCAACTCCTACATTCAGTTTCAAAGCTTCTTCCCAAGAAGCATTCAGATTTTCTACTTCACCGATACGAATACCTGTTCCACCTTGAGTACCATTGTCACCATAATTCCACGATCCACTGTTAACTATAGTCGATTCATATACCCAGCGTCTCTGTCCGCCGATATCATCATTACCTACTTTACCATAAGAAGCTTTCAGTTTTAGCAGATCAAGAGTTTTAATCAATGGTTGAAACCATTTCTCATGAGATACCATCCAACCTATCGCTACAGCAGGGAAAACTCCGAAACGATGTCCACGTGCAAAATTCTCAGAACCGTTGTAACCCACATTCACCTCACCGAAATAAGTGTCATTGAATGCATATGTAAGGCGACCTGCGATACCTTGATTCTTATATGGGAGCGAGCTATTCGCATCTCCCGCTTGAGTCTTGACATAAATTTTTTGATTGTAAAGGAACAGTGCTCCTATTCTATGTTTATTGCCAAACAACCGATTATAGTTCAATGATCCTTCCAAATAACGCGTCATCGATCCATCACGCCCTATTTCATATGCAAGATTTTCACTCCCCTGATGAACTGGATCCCAAACACCATCTTTATTATTGTCATCGAAAACAAGTGATCCGTCTCCGGCTCTGCCACGTGCGTGATACCAAGTAACCGATTTACTACGGCGTTGGGTCGTCGTATTCCAAGCATCCCAAGAGAATTTCACATTTGCTGTCAAACCTTGCAGAGGTTCCCAAAGCCTGCCAATATCTTGAGTGACACCTATCAATGATTGTGCCGAATTCCAAAACTGTTCACGATATCCCGAGTGTGCAAGCATATTCCACGGATTAGCCCCGGAGTCAGTAGACGGACCGGAAATTACACCATTTGAATATTGAGTAGGAAATGCGTTTGGAGATGTCATAAAAGTATAAGACCAAATACTTCCGTCATTAGTTCCATAACCAGGACCGAAAGATTTCTCATAGATATTCGCCAAATTCAGGTTAAGAACTGTGCTAGGAGTTACATTTAAGTCTACATTTGCACGGAAATTGAACTTGTTGTAGCGCAAAGAAGAGTTGTAACCATATATATTACCTGCATTTTTATAGATCGAACTTTCATTGTAGAATGAACCTGCAACATAGTATTTCACGATGTCACCACCTCCACTGATATTTAAATTCACACGTTCGCTCTCTGCCATATCATCGAACAGAGCATCGAACCAGTTTACATTCGGAAATAAATCTGGATCAGAGTTTTCACGATATTTTCTGATTTCTTCATCCGAATAATACTTCGTCTGAAAAGCTTCATTATATAATTCCGCCCATTCTGCCGACCCCAACAGTTTAGGCTTCTTGGTGGGACTGGTTAATCCGAATTCCGTACGCACATGAATCGAAGGCTTTCCTTCCTGCCCCTTTTTGGTAGTAATCAAAATCACTCCATTAGCACCACGCACACCGTACACCGCCGATGCGGCAGCATCTTTCAAGATAGAAAATGAAGCAATATCATCCGTATCTACCAAGTCGATATCACGCTCAATACCATCTACTAATACCAATGGAGTACCAGATCCCTTAAAAGAAGATACACCACGAATGTAAAAATCAGCTGCACTATTTTTACCAGGTTCTCCCGAACGGGTCATTGCTACGACACCCGACAATTGTCCAGCAAGCACAGTGGAAATACTCGCACCAGGCACTTTCAGTTTCGTCACGTCTAAAGTAGAAATAGCACCTACAACACTTTCCTTCTTCTGGCTGCCGTAACCCACTACTACCACTTCATCAAGCACTTCCGTATCCGGTTCCATAACGATATTGATTATTTTTTGGTCTCCAATGGCCATTTCTTGTTTTTTCATACCGATATACGAAAACTCAAGTACTCCGCCAAGACCTTCAACTGAAATCGTATATTGACCATCAAAATTAGTAATAGTACCTACGGAACTATTTTTCAACCAAACATTGGCTCCGATAATGGGCTCTTTATTCTTATCAACCACCAGCCCCGTGATTTTGCGTTTCTTTTGTTGTTGGTTAACTATGTTCGTACTACTACCTTGAGCAGCCATAGCCATCAATGGCCATAAGAGGAAAAATACTACGATATACCTAAGATATCGTTGTCGGTACAAATAAAAAAACTTTTTCATGTTTCAATTTTCATTATATTAGACATATTATCAATTAAACTTTTTGTTTCAAGTAATCTACGATAATTGATAAACAAATTTCATTATATTTCATAAATAAACTAGCTATTCCTAGACTACATATTTACTTGTAACTATTTTTTTCGATTGATATAAGTTTATTTTTCACATACACTTTTGTATTTAAAGGTTTAACATTTTACAATGAACACAGGTTATTACCAGCCAGCATGTTCTTTCTTATTTTCACACGAGTCAGTGTTGCGTTTCTTTTCATCAGTATAGTTCCACTCTATTTCATCCGTGTATTTTTTGCCATTATGTGTTGCAACGGCTTTTATTGTATTTTTACCTTTTACCAATATTACTTTATCAAAAATATAATGCACGTTAGTATAACCTTTACGAATACCTGTCAATTCTTGACCATTGAGATAAACTGTCGGAGTACCAATATTCGAATAAACTGTAATTGAAGTCTGTTTTCGTTCACGATCATTATTACGACGTTGAGTCAGATATAGTACAGGCTCTTGACTCCAGTTAGCTTTATACCAATAAAAAGAATCCTTCTTAGTTTTCCGATCAAAAGTTATCAACCCTTTCATATTACGGGCGTGCACACCACCACGGCTCCACATCGGAACTGCAAAATCGAACATATTCCAAAGATAAGAAGCAATGATATAAGGATGCTTTTCTATGACTCCCCATTGATATTCATGAATTTTCGTCTGGAAAGTTTCTGGATAGTAATCTTTCCCCCAATTTAATGCGTCACCGATATATTCTGTCTGATGCCTTATATTAGCATCTGCTCCATATTCCGTCAACATCAATTTCTGCCACGGATATTTCTCCTCCAACTCCTTCACCCATGGTTCAATATCCTGCATTTTTTTCTCATACCATCCAAAATAGCGATTCATCCCTTGAATATCCGTATTTTGGTTGACCGGATGATCGGCTCGTCCATAACCATTAACTGCCACAGTATAGCGATCAGGATCCTCTATCTTAGCAAGATTATGAAGTGCTTGTGTTAATCCGGCAGTGTATTCATGAGGCTGATATACTTCATTATGTAATCCCCAAACATAGATAGAAGGGTGATTAAAACTCTGACGAATCAATTCACGCAGTTGCAACTGCGCATTCTCTGCCTCATATCCGGTCACACGGTTTACAAAAGGAATTTCTGCCCAGATTATAAGTCCCAACGAATCACAACGAGAGTATATGTAATCTGATTGCTGATAATGAGCAAAACGAACAGTTGTAGCCCCTATATCCATAATCTGTGCCAAATCAAAATCATGTTCTTTATTGGATATAGCACTTCCCATTCCCCACCAATCCTGATGACGTGTTACACCGTACATCGGATACTTTTCATCATTCAGATAAAAACCTTTACCAGCAATAATCTCAAACTTGCGAACTCCTAATGGCTGAATAACTTCATCAATTACTTTTCCATTTGATATGAGACGTGAAACAATCTTATACAAATAGGGATCTTTGCGTCCTTGCCAAAGATGAGGTTTATCTATCTTAAAGTTTGAAAAATAAGTTTGTGTTCCTTGGGGAGTTAACTCTAAAGAAAGACGGTGAGAAGATACCTTTTTTCCCTCTTGTGTATAAAGAGTATTTTCAAGTATTACATCAGTTGGAGTAAGACTACCATTATCCAATCCTATTTTTACAATAATATCCGCAGAACGTTTAGAAACATTCTTCTGAGTAATATACACACCCGGAGCAGCACAATCAGTAACTGTTATATTATTCTGTTCGGTTATAATGAGCCATACTGGACGATAAATACCACCGTATACACCGAAAAGGTTATGATTCACAGGAATAACATCCAGACGAGAAGCATTATCAACCTTTATCATGATTTCATTTTCTACTCCAAGTTTTATAGCTGATCCGATTTCATAGGCAAATGCACTGTAGCCTCCCTTATGTATTCCGACAAGCTTACCATTAACATATACCTCAGTGTTTGTGCCCACGCCTTCAAAACGAAGAAATAAACGCTTCCCCTTCAATTCCTCACCAAAAAACTGTTTCTTCTTGTAATAACCAATCCCCTGATAAAAAGAAGCAGCTTTCACTTGCATATCTTTAGCATTCCATGTATGTGGTAAACTGATTATTTCCCATTTTTCATTTAATTGATCCACCACTTTTACCGGATCTTCGGAGAAAGGGCCACGTTTAAACAACCATCCTTCATTGAAAGAAGTCACTTCACGGGCAGTAAGAGTAAAAAACGGTCCGATAAACATTAATAAAATAAACGCAAATTTGAACTCCATATTATAGCTCTCTTTTTCTTTTAGAGATATACATAGGAAAGATAGTAATAAACGCCAGACAGTAATTGGCATTCTTTTTTTTGTGCTTTTCATATGTGTTTAATTATTTTTGATGTTATGTATTAAAACTAAACTAAAGCACCGTAAAAGTATAGAAGATATGGCACACCTATAAATACAAATATTGCAAAAAGCAAGCATTTGAATCCGCATGGAAAAAACGACTACCTATTATGGAAGATTTGGTCACATTTTACCTCTTTCCATAATCTACCAAGCAGTTTCTTTATACAATAGCAGTAGAAGTCACGCACAAATTGATAATAAAAATCACAATTACTCCTTTTTACTTTTTACAGTTTGTGGAGCAACTCCAAAAAATGATTTGAATGATTTACTGAAATAACGTGGAGAAGAAAATCCCAATCGTATAGAAACTTCTGAAATATTTAATTCCGAATGATTTTTCAACAAAAACATAGCCTCATCCAATTTTACCTTTAGGATAAACTCATTCGGAGTTAATCCGGTTATCTGTTTGAACTGCATATATAGTTTACTGCGCCCCATACACAGTTCAGAGGCAAGTGTGGTAACATCAAACGCCGGATTCTCAAAATTAGTTTTGATAATATTCACACATTTCGCCAACAGTTCCTTGTCTCTCTCATTAATAGCCTCTGTCACTGGAGACTCTGTGATAGTTTTGCCTGCGTAATGTGCAATCAAACGCCTTTTATTATTAATCAGGTTATTACAACGAGCTACCAGCACTTTGACGTTGAATGGTTTCGTTACGTAATCATCCGCACCGAACATTAAGCCCTCAACAATATATTCGGCAGAAGTTTGAGCCGTTAATAAAATAACGGAAATGTGAGAAAGCTCCACATTAGTTTTAATTTTATAACATAGTTCTTTACCGGACATTTCGGGCATCATCACGTCACTTACAATCAAATCCGGTTGTATTTGTCGTGCCATCTCCAATCCTTCTCGTCCATTATGTGCGATATAAACTTTATACATTGGTAAAAACAAATCTTCCAACATAGATAATAATTCTTCATTATCATCTACCAAAAGAATTATAGGCTTGTCCTCTTCTTCTGTGTTTTCCAGTATCGCAAATTCTCCTGCTTCTTCCTCTATGATTTGCTCAAAAGAAGGCATTGGAACAATTTCCGGGATAATAACAGATTCTTGTCCTTCCGTAACAGTCATTTCTTCATCGCTAAAATGCCGGTTCCCCAAAGGAAGAGACAAGGTAAACTTAGTTCCTTTTCCCACTGAACTTTCTACATCGATTTTTCCATGATGCATATTCATTATCCCCTTAGCTAACGCCAGTCCTATCCCTGTTCCTAATGTGAAAGAAGAAGAGGCGCTATCCGTCTGATAGAACCGTTCAAAAATCTTTGAAATATGTTCTACAGGAATACCGACTCCCGTATCACACACTGAAACTACTGCCTGAGAAGTAACCTTCCTTACTTCGACCGTTATACTTCCTTTGTTGGGAGTATACTTAAAGGCATTCGACAATAAATTAAAAATAACTTTTTGCAGTTGCCGGGAATCAAACCAAACAGAAATTGTTTCTTCGACATAATCAAAACGATAAGTAATTTCCTTTTTTTGTGCATATTCATAGAAGCACATATAAATTTGGCGGGTAAAGGCAACCAAATTCTGCTCTTCAACCTTAAGTTTCAGATAACCTTGCTCTTGCTTGCGAAAATCAAGTAACTCTGATATCAGATTCCGCATATGCCAGGCATTCTTATAGATACGAAGGATACGATTATAGATAGTTGTACCTAAAT
The DNA window shown above is from Bacteroides faecium and carries:
- a CDS encoding glycoside hydrolase family 2 protein encodes the protein MEFKFAFILLMFIGPFFTLTAREVTSFNEGWLFKRGPFSEDPVKVVDQLNEKWEIISLPHTWNAKDMQVKAASFYQGIGYYKKKQFFGEELKGKRLFLRFEGVGTNTEVYVNGKLVGIHKGGYSAFAYEIGSAIKLGVENEIMIKVDNASRLDVIPVNHNLFGVYGGIYRPVWLIITEQNNITVTDCAAPGVYITQKNVSKRSADIIVKIGLDNGSLTPTDVILENTLYTQEGKKVSSHRLSLELTPQGTQTYFSNFKIDKPHLWQGRKDPYLYKIVSRLISNGKVIDEVIQPLGVRKFEIIAGKGFYLNDEKYPMYGVTRHQDWWGMGSAISNKEHDFDLAQIMDIGATTVRFAHYQQSDYIYSRCDSLGLIIWAEIPFVNRVTGYEAENAQLQLRELIRQSFNHPSIYVWGLHNEVYQPHEYTAGLTQALHNLAKIEDPDRYTVAVNGYGRADHPVNQNTDIQGMNRYFGWYEKKMQDIEPWVKELEEKYPWQKLMLTEYGADANIRHQTEYIGDALNWGKDYYPETFQTKIHEYQWGVIEKHPYIIASYLWNMFDFAVPMWSRGGVHARNMKGLITFDRKTKKDSFYWYKANWSQEPVLYLTQRRNNDRERKQTSITVYSNIGTPTVYLNGQELTGIRKGYTNVHYIFDKVILVKGKNTIKAVATHNGKKYTDEIEWNYTDEKKRNTDSCENKKEHAGW
- a CDS encoding SusC/RagA family TonB-linked outer membrane protein, translating into MKKFFYLYRQRYLRYIVVFFLLWPLMAMAAQGSSTNIVNQQQKKRKITGLVVDKNKEPIIGANVWLKNSSVGTITNFDGQYTISVEGLGGVLEFSYIGMKKQEMAIGDQKIINIVMEPDTEVLDEVVVVGYGSQKKESVVGAISTLDVTKLKVPGASISTVLAGQLSGVVAMTRSGEPGKNSAADFYIRGVSSFKGSGTPLVLVDGIERDIDLVDTDDIASFSILKDAAASAVYGVRGANGVILITTKKGQEGKPSIHVRTEFGLTSPTKKPKLLGSAEWAELYNEAFQTKYYSDEEIRKYRENSDPDLFPNVNWFDALFDDMAESERVNLNISGGGDIVKYYVAGSFYNESSIYKNAGNIYGYNSSLRYNKFNFRANVDLNVTPSTVLNLNLANIYEKSFGPGYGTNDGSIWSYTFMTSPNAFPTQYSNGVISGPSTDSGANPWNMLAHSGYREQFWNSAQSLIGVTQDIGRLWEPLQGLTANVKFSWDAWNTTTQRRSKSVTWYHARGRAGDGSLVFDDNNKDGVWDPVHQGSENLAYEIGRDGSMTRYLEGSLNYNRLFGNKHRIGALFLYNQKIYVKTQAGDANSSLPYKNQGIAGRLTYAFNDTYFGEVNVGYNGSENFARGHRFGVFPAVAIGWMVSHEKWFQPLIKTLDLLKLKASYGKVGNDDIGGQRRWVYESTIVNSGSWNYGDNGTQGGTGIRIGEVENLNASWEEALKLNVGVEFSLFNKVKVQADYFKEKRNGIFLQRSGLPAIVGLSTTPYVNVGKTMNQGFDGTVEYSQKVGEIFLTARGNLTYTRNKLLNNDDPDWEYKYQNRIGKPFGKGGGMQPFGLIALGLFESQEEIDASPKQNFGAYRVGDIRYQDINGDGVIDAQDQVAIGYTNLPEIVYGFGATAQWKNWDINVFFQGVGHSSFFLDGSSIRKPFSTDNMERSSINSDVYGNVWMSTNTPEENANVIYPRMSNGGGGAGASNNNQTSTWWLRDGSFMRLKNFEIGYSLPKSLLNKTFIKSFRIYASGSNLLTFSDFKLWDPEKGNGDGSGYPLNRVITFGFNANF